Proteins encoded within one genomic window of Bacillus kexueae:
- a CDS encoding ABC transporter permease subunit — protein MKRAIEFDVKKLGPLIGFILLCIVLSFLSDNFLTVNNWLNILRQVSINSLIAFGMTFVILTGGIDLSVGSVLAFSSALTAGMMASGMDGMMAMMIGLMAGVLMGALNGVIITKGKVAPFIATLATMTIFRGATLVYTEGRPITGFSDQIAFQMIGRGYFFGIPVPVVLMIVIFFILMFVLRKTTFGRHTYAIGGNEEASRLTGLHVDRLKIWVYALTGGLSALAGIILTSRLNSAQPTAGTAYELDAIAAVVLGGTSLSGGRGWIFGTFVGALIIGVLNNGLNLLNVSSFYQQVIKGGVILLAVILDRRKEA, from the coding sequence ATGAAGCGAGCAATTGAATTTGATGTAAAGAAGCTGGGCCCACTCATTGGATTTATTTTATTATGCATTGTGCTTTCTTTTTTAAGCGATAACTTTTTAACAGTGAACAACTGGTTAAACATTTTACGTCAAGTATCCATAAATTCCTTGATTGCCTTTGGAATGACCTTCGTTATTTTAACAGGAGGAATTGATTTATCGGTCGGTTCGGTCCTCGCATTTTCGAGTGCATTGACGGCTGGTATGATGGCAAGCGGTATGGATGGCATGATGGCGATGATGATTGGTTTAATGGCCGGTGTGTTAATGGGAGCATTAAACGGAGTCATCATTACTAAGGGAAAAGTTGCTCCTTTTATCGCAACGTTAGCGACGATGACCATTTTTCGCGGCGCGACGTTAGTTTATACAGAGGGTCGTCCCATTACAGGATTCTCTGACCAAATCGCGTTTCAAATGATTGGTCGCGGTTACTTCTTTGGAATTCCAGTTCCTGTTGTGCTGATGATCGTTATCTTTTTCATTTTGATGTTCGTTCTTCGTAAAACGACGTTCGGACGCCACACATATGCGATTGGTGGAAATGAAGAGGCGAGTCGACTAACAGGGCTTCACGTTGACCGCTTGAAAATTTGGGTATACGCCTTAACGGGTGGGTTATCCGCTTTAGCAGGTATCATCTTAACATCACGTTTAAACTCTGCTCAACCGACTGCGGGTACAGCGTATGAGCTAGATGCTATCGCTGCGGTTGTTCTTGGAGGGACCAGTCTTTCAGGAGGTAGAGGATGGATTTTTGGAACGTTTGTTGGGGCCTTAATTATTGGCGTATTAAATAACGGATTGAATCTATTAAATGTTTCATCGTTCTATCAACAAGTCATCAAAGGTGGGGTTATCCTTCTTGCGGTTATTTTAGATCGCCGTAAAGAAGCTTAA
- the rbsD gene encoding D-ribose pyranase: protein MKKAGLLNLDLNTVLASLGHTDTIVIADCGLPIPDDVRRVDLALIKGEPSFLSVLDRVLDEMVVERCTVAQEVREANPVIDNEICKRFNHDSIQYITHEELKQQLKNAKAVVRTGEATPYANIILHAGVNFS from the coding sequence ATGAAAAAAGCTGGCCTATTAAATCTTGATTTAAATACAGTACTTGCGTCACTTGGTCATACAGATACGATTGTGATTGCGGACTGTGGACTTCCGATACCAGATGATGTTCGCCGAGTTGATTTAGCTTTAATTAAAGGAGAACCGTCGTTTTTATCTGTATTAGATCGCGTGTTAGATGAGATGGTCGTGGAAAGATGTACTGTTGCACAAGAAGTGCGAGAAGCAAATCCAGTCATCGATAACGAGATTTGTAAGCGTTTTAATCACGATTCTATACAATACATCACACATGAAGAATTGAAACAGCAATTAAAAAATGCAAAGGCAGTCGTCCGAACGGGGGAAGCGACGCCATATGCCAACATTATTTTGCATGCGGGTGTGAATTTTTCCTAA
- the rbsK gene encoding ribokinase yields the protein MKKPVITVVGSINMDLVTVAKKAPAQGETILGERFHQIPGGKGANQAVACARLGAEVHMIGAVGDDSFGSFLKQHLEKEGIHVTDVKPVTHTETGVASITISEGDNRIIVVPGANAKLTPEDVAKSEEIIAKSDMCVIQLEIPIETVEMAAKLAKKHGVNVILNPAPAQPLPSALIQSVDWLTPNEHERPIVLQHVEEKDVFEKLITTEGKKGVKIMRNGTPKQIKGFTVPVVDTTGAGDTFNGALSVALSKGMEIEDACRFANAAAALSVTKLGAQSAMPTEEAVYEFLKTKGEGE from the coding sequence GTGAAGAAGCCAGTGATTACAGTCGTTGGAAGTATCAATATGGATTTAGTCACGGTTGCCAAAAAAGCACCAGCACAAGGTGAAACGATCCTTGGAGAGCGGTTTCACCAAATTCCTGGTGGGAAAGGAGCCAATCAAGCTGTCGCATGTGCTCGGTTAGGAGCGGAAGTCCACATGATTGGAGCGGTCGGCGACGACTCATTCGGCTCCTTTTTAAAACAGCATTTAGAAAAAGAGGGCATACATGTAACAGATGTGAAACCGGTTACACATACAGAAACCGGAGTTGCGTCAATCACGATTAGTGAAGGAGACAACCGGATTATCGTCGTTCCTGGGGCTAATGCAAAATTAACCCCTGAAGATGTAGCAAAGAGTGAAGAAATTATAGCGAAAAGCGATATGTGCGTCATACAACTTGAAATTCCAATCGAAACAGTAGAAATGGCGGCAAAGCTTGCGAAAAAGCATGGTGTGAACGTGATTTTGAATCCAGCACCAGCCCAACCCCTTCCTTCTGCTTTAATACAAAGCGTGGATTGGCTAACCCCGAATGAACACGAGCGTCCAATCGTTCTTCAGCATGTTGAAGAGAAAGATGTTTTCGAAAAGCTCATCACGACAGAAGGTAAAAAGGGCGTAAAGATCATGAGAAACGGTACGCCAAAGCAAATTAAAGGCTTTACTGTTCCGGTCGTTGATACAACGGGAGCTGGAGATACCTTTAATGGAGCGCTATCAGTAGCCTTGAGTAAAGGAATGGAAATCGAAGACGCGTGTCGATTTGCAAACGCAGCCGCTGCGTTATCGGTTACGAAACTAGGGGCGCAAAGTGCGATGCCAACAGAAGAAGCAGTCTATGAATTTTTAAAAACAAAGGGTGAAGGAGAATGA
- the galE gene encoding UDP-glucose 4-epimerase GalE: MILIVGGAGYIGSHTCVQLLNAGHEIVVVDSLSNSKYESIKRIKEITGKEFKFYQIDLLNKNELELVFKENKFDAVVHFAGYKAVGESVEKPLKYYQNNITGTIHLCELMSEYNVKKMVFSSSATVYGIPKQVPIVETAPLQATNPYGRTKLMIEEILQDLYVSDSDWSIAILRYFNPIGAHISGKIGEDPNGIPNNLMPFITQVGVGKLEKLKVFGNDYPTVDGTGVRDYIHVEDLANGHLKALEKILASTGLDAYNLGTGSGYSVLELVNAFEKVTGIKIPYEVVDRRPGDVAVCYADPTKAEKELGWKAELGIERMCEDSWRWQSLNPNGYEVNELVTNTKTKQ, translated from the coding sequence ATGATATTAATTGTAGGTGGAGCTGGCTACATTGGAAGTCACACTTGTGTTCAGTTATTGAACGCAGGACACGAGATCGTAGTTGTTGACTCCCTATCTAATAGTAAGTATGAATCCATTAAACGAATTAAAGAAATTACTGGTAAAGAATTTAAGTTCTATCAGATAGATTTGTTAAATAAAAATGAGCTTGAATTGGTATTTAAAGAAAATAAATTTGATGCGGTAGTACATTTTGCGGGTTATAAGGCAGTAGGAGAGTCAGTTGAAAAGCCTCTAAAATATTATCAAAATAATATTACAGGTACGATTCATTTATGTGAATTAATGTCTGAATATAATGTGAAAAAGATGGTTTTTAGTTCATCTGCTACAGTTTATGGAATACCTAAACAAGTTCCAATTGTGGAAACTGCACCACTTCAGGCTACAAATCCATATGGTAGAACTAAGCTAATGATTGAAGAAATTTTACAAGATCTCTATGTTTCGGATAGTGATTGGAGTATAGCTATATTACGATATTTTAACCCTATTGGAGCACATATTAGTGGGAAAATTGGAGAAGATCCTAACGGAATACCGAATAATTTAATGCCATTTATTACTCAAGTAGGTGTTGGAAAGTTAGAGAAGCTGAAGGTCTTTGGAAATGACTATCCAACAGTTGATGGTACTGGAGTAAGGGACTACATTCATGTTGAGGATTTAGCAAATGGACATTTAAAAGCATTGGAAAAAATCTTAGCCTCTACAGGATTAGATGCTTATAATTTAGGGACAGGCAGTGGATATAGTGTTCTTGAGCTAGTCAATGCCTTTGAGAAAGTTACTGGAATTAAAATTCCTTATGAAGTTGTAGATCGTCGCCCTGGTGATGTTGCGGTTTGTTATGCCGACCCGACTAAAGCAGAAAAAGAACTAGGATGGAAAGCAGAACTTGGAATTGAGAGAATGTGTGAGGACTCTTGGAGATGGCAATCGTTAAATCCAAATGGCTACGAAGTAAATGAACTAGTTACAAATACAAAAACTAAACAATAA
- a CDS encoding LacI family DNA-binding transcriptional regulator: MATMREVAKLAGVSVATVSRVLNQNGYVNQETEKRVKEAIQTLNYKPNEVARSLYKKSSRTIGLIVPDISNPFFPELVRAVEDVMNIYDYTVILCNSDEKGDKEKEYIDILKQRYVDGIILTTNQLTSEELSDINVPVVVLDRPLDHSFPSVVANNYEGARMATNYLYKQGCRRIAHIQGPLHVVNALERFRGYQDEMKSLGLWDETLVFIGNYQMSEAKIATMEALTNQKIDGIFAGNDVMAAGALKAAQQLGLRVPEDLAIIGYDNIPLAEMTTPELTTISQPIYDMGAIAARLLVKKIEGKPIDQIHHVLPVKLVRRESTR, translated from the coding sequence ATGGCAACGATGAGGGAAGTTGCAAAGCTTGCAGGAGTATCTGTTGCGACTGTATCTCGCGTTTTAAATCAAAATGGGTATGTCAATCAAGAGACGGAAAAACGCGTAAAAGAAGCCATTCAAACACTGAATTACAAACCAAATGAAGTGGCGCGATCCTTATATAAAAAATCATCCAGAACAATCGGACTTATCGTGCCAGATATTTCGAACCCGTTCTTCCCAGAACTCGTTCGTGCGGTGGAAGATGTCATGAACATTTATGACTACACTGTCATCTTATGTAATTCAGATGAAAAAGGCGATAAAGAAAAAGAATACATCGACATTTTAAAACAACGTTATGTCGATGGCATCATCTTAACAACGAACCAATTAACATCAGAAGAACTGTCAGATATTAATGTACCTGTCGTTGTGTTAGACCGTCCGCTCGATCACTCCTTTCCATCGGTTGTGGCAAACAACTATGAAGGAGCGAGGATGGCGACCAATTACTTATACAAACAAGGTTGCAGACGGATTGCTCATATTCAAGGGCCGTTACATGTTGTCAATGCTCTTGAAAGGTTCCGAGGTTATCAAGATGAAATGAAAAGCTTGGGACTGTGGGATGAAACATTAGTCTTCATTGGAAACTATCAAATGAGTGAAGCAAAGATAGCAACAATGGAAGCGTTAACAAACCAAAAGATTGACGGTATATTTGCCGGGAATGATGTCATGGCAGCCGGCGCATTAAAAGCAGCGCAGCAGCTTGGCCTTCGGGTGCCTGAAGACTTGGCGATTATCGGATACGACAATATTCCACTAGCAGAAATGACAACACCTGAACTAACGACGATATCGCAACCGATATATGACATGGGGGCCATTGCGGCTCGCTTGCTCGTTAAAAAAATCGAAGGAAAACCGATAGACCAAATACATCATGTCTTACCAGTGAAGCTTGTACGACGTGAGTCTACTCGATAG
- the wecB gene encoding non-hydrolyzing UDP-N-acetylglucosamine 2-epimerase — translation MDKLKVMTVFGTRPEAIKMAPLVKELEKHPHDIQSIVTVTAQHREMLDQVLSIFNIQPNYDLNIMKNRQTLTDITTRALEGLQAVIEQEHPDLVLVHGDTTTTFVASLAAFYQKVKIGHVEAGLRTYDKYSPYPEEMNRQLTGALADLHFAPTIKAYNHLVAENKKSDAIFVTGNTAIDALKTTVFSGYQHQVLQHIQQDRLLLVTAHRRENLGKPMEQIFRAIRRIVNDHPDVQVVFPVHLNPSIQNLSKDILGGEKRIHLIPPLHVLDFHNFAAKAHLILTDSGGVQEEAPSLGVPVLVLRETTERPEGIDAGTLKLVGTSEDVIYEETSKLLVDDKLHQSMAKAKNPYGDGKASERIVKAILYYFQKENTRPDPYMVNV, via the coding sequence ATGGACAAATTAAAAGTTATGACCGTTTTCGGTACGCGGCCTGAAGCCATTAAAATGGCACCCCTAGTTAAGGAGCTCGAAAAACATCCACATGACATTCAATCGATTGTTACCGTAACCGCCCAACACCGCGAAATGCTTGACCAAGTTCTGTCCATTTTCAACATCCAACCGAACTACGACTTAAACATTATGAAAAATCGTCAAACCCTTACAGACATTACGACGAGAGCGCTTGAAGGTTTGCAAGCTGTCATCGAACAAGAGCATCCTGACCTCGTTTTAGTTCATGGTGACACAACGACGACATTTGTCGCAAGTTTAGCGGCTTTTTATCAAAAGGTAAAAATTGGCCACGTTGAAGCAGGCTTGCGGACGTATGATAAATACTCACCATATCCAGAAGAAATGAACCGTCAACTAACAGGTGCGTTAGCTGATCTACATTTTGCCCCGACAATCAAAGCTTACAATCATTTAGTGGCTGAAAATAAAAAGAGTGATGCAATATTCGTTACAGGAAATACCGCGATTGATGCGCTAAAAACGACGGTTTTTTCTGGTTACCAACATCAAGTCCTCCAACACATTCAACAAGATCGCCTCCTTTTAGTGACTGCTCATCGAAGAGAGAATTTAGGTAAACCGATGGAACAAATTTTCCGCGCCATTAGACGAATTGTCAACGACCATCCTGATGTTCAAGTTGTTTTCCCTGTCCATTTGAATCCGTCTATACAAAATCTCTCAAAGGATATTTTAGGTGGAGAGAAGCGTATTCATTTAATTCCTCCATTACACGTTTTAGATTTTCATAATTTTGCAGCGAAAGCCCATTTGATTTTAACAGATTCAGGGGGAGTCCAAGAAGAAGCCCCATCGCTTGGCGTTCCAGTACTTGTTTTAAGAGAAACGACGGAGCGACCTGAAGGAATAGATGCGGGTACGTTAAAGCTTGTTGGAACGAGCGAAGATGTCATCTATGAAGAAACATCGAAGCTTTTAGTAGATGACAAACTCCATCAATCGATGGCGAAAGCGAAAAATCCATACGGAGATGGAAAAGCATCAGAACGGATTGTGAAAGCCATTTTATATTATTTTCAAAAAGAAAATACAAGACCAGATCCATACATGGTTAATGTGTAA
- a CDS encoding DUF294 nucleotidyltransferase-like domain-containing protein, with product MDTYSNINEQRVNNITNNMHSNLSLNAFHDQIITAVVQLAIKKTIQKRGPLPSSFCFFLMGSGGRAEQGVWSDQDHGLLFSSEDSEYFLTLGDEISDGMAIAGYPYCEGQVMARNKRWCQSTNHFKQQITNWLEEASWESLRHFLTFLDARVLIGDQNLLTDVKQHAYTKVIEFQLLPRLLENTLHTKRNTNLLGQIIVESKGPHTGAINVKEAALLPMINAARLLAVESNCLATSTLTRLQGVQETILSPKKQFEYMQTFESLLAFRLLHADHSSYENSHYIHISQLPQHEVLRLKKFLKSAHQLHLFVKKRLGNR from the coding sequence ATGGACACCTATTCAAATATCAATGAACAAAGAGTAAACAATATAACGAATAACATGCATTCAAACCTCTCTTTAAATGCCTTTCACGATCAAATCATCACAGCGGTGGTTCAACTCGCAATTAAAAAAACAATACAAAAGAGGGGTCCCCTCCCCTCTTCTTTTTGTTTTTTCTTAATGGGGAGTGGAGGTCGAGCAGAACAAGGGGTGTGGAGTGACCAAGATCACGGCTTATTGTTTTCTTCTGAAGACAGCGAATACTTTTTAACACTTGGGGATGAAATATCAGATGGAATGGCGATTGCCGGATATCCATATTGCGAAGGACAGGTCATGGCCCGAAACAAAAGATGGTGCCAATCGACCAATCATTTCAAACAACAAATCACAAATTGGCTTGAAGAAGCCAGTTGGGAGTCATTGCGTCACTTTCTCACATTTTTAGACGCACGGGTATTAATCGGAGACCAAAACCTTTTAACAGACGTGAAACAACACGCGTACACCAAAGTCATCGAGTTTCAACTTCTTCCCCGATTGTTGGAGAACACGTTACACACGAAACGAAACACGAACCTGCTCGGTCAGATCATCGTGGAGTCGAAAGGTCCGCACACAGGGGCCATCAACGTAAAAGAAGCCGCCCTACTTCCAATGATTAATGCGGCGAGATTGTTAGCTGTTGAAAGCAATTGTTTGGCAACATCGACGCTCACTCGCTTACAAGGTGTACAGGAGACCATCCTCTCACCCAAAAAGCAATTTGAATACATGCAAACATTTGAGTCTTTGTTAGCGTTTCGCCTTTTACACGCCGATCATTCATCGTATGAAAATAGCCATTATATTCACATTTCACAGTTGCCACAGCATGAAGTTTTACGATTAAAGAAATTTTTAAAATCGGCTCATCAATTACATCTCTTCGTAAAAAAACGGTTAGGAAATAGGTGA
- a CDS encoding S1 RNA-binding domain-containing protein, translating into MNRLLPGEMATLQVKSEVPYGYFLTNGYEDVLLHESEIKSKVKVGDQVEVFLHHDSEDRLCATMKTPKITTETYDWVEVVHAVPNLGVFLDIGLSKDLLLSVDDLPAIPSLWPEKGDQLYCSLKVDKRGRLLAKLATEDIIMGMAVEAPKSSFNQNIRGRVYRLLKVGSFILSDVGYRGFIHESERKREPRLGEIVEGRIIGVKEDGSVNVSLLPRKHEAIDKDADRIYQFMLSRNGAMPYSDKSDPYDIQTRFNMSKAAFKRALGRLMKEKKIYQEDGWTYINNQKERS; encoded by the coding sequence ATGAATCGATTACTGCCAGGTGAAATGGCAACTTTACAAGTAAAATCTGAAGTACCTTATGGGTATTTTTTAACGAATGGATATGAAGATGTATTGCTACATGAATCGGAGATAAAAAGCAAGGTGAAGGTTGGAGACCAGGTAGAAGTTTTTCTCCATCACGATAGCGAAGACCGCCTTTGCGCAACAATGAAAACCCCTAAAATCACAACCGAAACATACGACTGGGTGGAAGTTGTCCATGCTGTACCCAATTTAGGCGTCTTTCTAGATATCGGACTTTCTAAAGATTTGTTATTATCAGTAGACGATCTCCCAGCAATCCCTTCTCTTTGGCCGGAGAAAGGTGACCAGCTCTACTGCTCTTTAAAGGTAGACAAACGCGGACGCCTACTAGCAAAGCTAGCGACGGAAGATATTATTATGGGTATGGCCGTAGAAGCACCGAAATCTTCTTTTAACCAAAACATTCGAGGAAGAGTGTATCGTTTATTGAAAGTCGGAAGCTTCATCCTTTCAGACGTTGGATACCGTGGATTTATCCATGAATCAGAGCGAAAACGTGAGCCACGACTCGGAGAAATCGTGGAAGGTCGAATTATCGGCGTGAAAGAAGACGGAAGCGTCAACGTCTCCCTACTACCACGTAAACATGAAGCAATTGACAAAGATGCCGATCGCATCTATCAATTTATGTTAAGCCGCAATGGCGCAATGCCGTACAGCGACAAAAGTGACCCATACGATATCCAAACGCGCTTTAACATGAGTAAAGCAGCTTTTAAACGAGCACTCGGCCGTCTTATGAAAGAAAAGAAAATCTATCAAGAAGATGGTTGGACGTATATAAATAACCAAAAAGAACGTTCCTAG
- a CDS encoding ammonium transporter, which produces MDTMYLLNSVWVMIAAVLVILMIGGFILLETGSTRMKNAGHIAGKTILTFSIGSIVFWALGYGLIFGEGNAFVGLTDFFYAGGETEGSSLSNSVFFLFQLAFACISLTIAFGGFAERAKLSSYLIFSVLFSICVYPVIAHWIWGGGWLAEHGKQDFAGSTVVHLTGAMAALAATLLLKPRIGKYNKDGSANDLAGHNQVFTALSVLLLWVGWFGFNAGSTLAVDGAFFGYVALNTNLAAAAGTIAAMLISWIVMGKADVPMMLNGALAGLVAITASCAFVDVWASVVIGFVAGILVFYSIRFFEARRIDDPIFALSVHGTAGVWGTLSTGLFATPELASVGKPGLFYGGGFEQLGVQALGVLTSGLYAFIVSFVLLAAMKFALNGLRVTEEEEVIGLDLSEHGSYGYPEMVKAEEPNEALPKSV; this is translated from the coding sequence ATGGATACAATGTATTTGTTGAACAGTGTTTGGGTGATGATAGCTGCAGTACTTGTCATTTTGATGATTGGTGGATTTATTCTTCTCGAGACTGGATCTACAAGAATGAAAAACGCAGGGCATATTGCAGGGAAAACCATTTTAACTTTCAGCATCGGGTCGATTGTCTTTTGGGCATTAGGATATGGGTTGATTTTTGGTGAAGGGAACGCATTCGTTGGATTAACCGATTTCTTCTATGCAGGTGGCGAAACGGAAGGTTCAAGCTTATCAAACTCGGTCTTCTTCTTATTCCAACTTGCGTTCGCTTGCATCTCTTTAACCATTGCTTTTGGAGGATTTGCTGAACGTGCTAAACTTTCAAGTTATCTCATTTTCTCGGTCTTATTCTCAATTTGTGTATATCCTGTCATTGCACATTGGATTTGGGGTGGAGGTTGGTTAGCAGAACATGGTAAGCAAGATTTTGCCGGATCGACGGTCGTTCACTTAACAGGTGCGATGGCTGCCTTAGCTGCTACGCTTTTATTAAAACCTCGAATTGGTAAATACAATAAAGACGGTTCTGCAAATGATTTAGCTGGTCACAACCAAGTCTTCACTGCACTAAGCGTTTTACTCCTTTGGGTCGGGTGGTTCGGATTTAACGCAGGAAGTACGTTAGCTGTTGATGGTGCCTTTTTCGGCTACGTCGCATTAAACACTAACTTAGCTGCAGCGGCTGGTACGATTGCCGCGATGTTGATTTCATGGATCGTTATGGGGAAAGCTGATGTTCCAATGATGTTAAACGGAGCACTCGCAGGACTTGTTGCCATTACAGCATCTTGTGCGTTCGTCGATGTTTGGGCTAGTGTCGTCATCGGATTTGTCGCTGGTATTCTCGTCTTCTACAGCATTCGCTTCTTTGAAGCACGTCGTATTGATGATCCGATTTTTGCCCTTTCTGTTCACGGTACGGCTGGCGTATGGGGAACATTATCGACAGGTCTTTTCGCAACACCAGAGCTTGCATCAGTCGGAAAACCTGGATTATTTTACGGTGGCGGTTTTGAACAATTAGGCGTTCAAGCACTCGGCGTCCTGACAAGCGGATTATACGCCTTCATCGTCTCCTTTGTTCTACTCGCTGCGATGAAATTCGCATTAAACGGACTTCGCGTTACAGAGGAAGAAGAGGTCATTGGCCTTGATTTAAGTGAACACGGTAGTTACGGTTATCCAGAGATGGTAAAGGCTGAAGAACCGAACGAGGCACTTCCAAAATCGGTATAG
- a CDS encoding MerR family transcriptional regulator: MSEESYKDKKVITIGTVSELTGLSERQIRYYEERKLIFPARTKRGSRKYSFSDVELLMEIADKREDGLQTYEIRQEMIREKKIEDPKDIRKRMLKGQINARFGVQND; the protein is encoded by the coding sequence TTGAGTGAGGAATCTTATAAAGACAAGAAAGTCATTACCATCGGCACTGTTAGTGAATTAACCGGATTATCCGAACGTCAAATTCGGTACTACGAAGAACGAAAGCTTATTTTCCCCGCCCGCACAAAACGAGGAAGTCGTAAATATTCCTTTTCAGATGTAGAGCTTCTCATGGAAATTGCCGACAAACGTGAAGATGGACTCCAAACGTATGAAATCCGCCAAGAAATGATCCGCGAGAAAAAGATAGAAGATCCAAAAGATATTCGAAAACGTATGTTAAAAGGCCAAATCAACGCAAGATTCGGTGTTCAAAACGATTAA
- a CDS encoding VOC family protein, whose amino-acid sequence MLLSSIHHVAIICSNYEKSKQFYVDILGLEVIHEEYRKERDSYKLDLRIGDHSQLELFSFPNPPKRPSYPEACGLRHLAFRVDDIQQVCQKLTEHGIEVESIRVDPITNKRYTFFQDPDGLPLELYEE is encoded by the coding sequence ATGCTTTTATCTAGCATTCATCACGTAGCGATCATTTGCTCAAACTATGAAAAGTCTAAACAGTTTTATGTAGATATTTTAGGGTTGGAGGTGATTCATGAAGAATATCGAAAGGAGCGAGACTCATATAAACTCGATTTACGCATTGGAGATCATAGTCAGCTTGAGTTGTTTTCATTTCCTAATCCGCCAAAAAGGCCAAGCTATCCGGAAGCTTGTGGGTTAAGGCATCTTGCTTTTCGTGTGGACGATATTCAACAAGTGTGTCAAAAATTAACCGAACACGGAATAGAGGTGGAATCAATTCGGGTTGATCCGATAACGAATAAGCGATACACCTTTTTTCAAGATCCCGATGGGTTACCGCTTGAATTATACGAAGAGTAA
- the rbsB gene encoding ribose ABC transporter substrate-binding protein RbsB: MKKKLSIIASLFMAILLLVGCSLENGADNKETDSSNDDGEMKVGLSISTLNNPFFVTLKEGAEQAGEKEGVELIVVDAQNDSAKQINDIEDLIQQNVDVILVNPTDSSAITAAIESANQANIPVITVDRSAEGGEVVSHIASDNVEGGKMAGEYLVELLPEGGNIVELEGIPGSSAARERGEGFHEVIDNVENIEVVSKQAADFDRAKGLMVMENILQGQSDIKAVFAHNDEMALGALEALQAQGMNDVIVIGFDATDDAVKAVEAKEMAATVAQKPALIGETAVMSALKLMNGETTEEFIPVELELVK, from the coding sequence ATGAAGAAAAAGTTAAGTATTATTGCTTCTTTATTTATGGCTATTTTACTGCTCGTTGGATGTTCATTAGAAAACGGAGCAGACAACAAAGAAACAGATTCATCAAACGACGATGGTGAAATGAAAGTGGGTTTATCCATTTCAACGTTAAATAATCCATTCTTTGTGACATTGAAAGAAGGAGCTGAACAAGCAGGGGAAAAAGAAGGGGTAGAATTAATTGTAGTTGACGCACAAAACGATTCAGCAAAACAAATTAATGATATTGAAGACCTTATTCAACAAAATGTGGATGTCATTCTTGTGAACCCGACGGATTCAAGTGCGATCACAGCAGCGATTGAATCGGCAAACCAAGCCAATATTCCAGTGATTACAGTTGACCGTAGTGCAGAAGGTGGCGAAGTCGTTTCACACATTGCATCGGATAACGTGGAAGGTGGAAAAATGGCTGGTGAATACTTAGTTGAGCTATTACCTGAAGGTGGAAACATTGTCGAGTTAGAAGGAATTCCAGGATCTTCAGCAGCACGTGAACGTGGGGAAGGTTTCCACGAAGTCATCGACAACGTTGAAAACATCGAAGTTGTGTCGAAGCAAGCAGCTGATTTTGACCGTGCAAAAGGTTTAATGGTGATGGAAAACATTTTACAAGGACAATCCGATATTAAAGCTGTATTTGCTCATAACGACGAAATGGCGCTCGGTGCCTTAGAAGCTTTACAAGCGCAAGGTATGAATGATGTGATTGTAATTGGATTTGACGCAACAGACGATGCGGTAAAAGCAGTAGAAGCGAAAGAGATGGCAGCAACGGTTGCACAAAAGCCTGCATTAATCGGTGAAACGGCTGTAATGTCCGCGTTAAAATTAATGAATGGCGAAACAACGGAAGAATTTATTCCAGTTGAATTG